In Caldisalinibacter kiritimatiensis, one genomic interval encodes:
- a CDS encoding aldo/keto reductase codes for MEKIRLSDTLKLSRIVQGFMRLSDWNMSKEERLNFIEQCIDMGITSFDHADIYGGYICEELFGEALELKPQLRDKMEIITKCGIKIISPNRPEHRVKHYDTSKEHIINSVNNSLKNLRTDYIDLLLIHRPDPFMNPEEVAEAFNTLYRDGKVRNFGVSNFTPSQFNMLSSYLDMPLVTNQIEISVMQYENFRNGTIDLCLEKRIPPLAWSPLAGGKVFTSEDEKSVRLRNVLEKIADELNVDGIDKIMYAWLLNHPAKIIPIVGSGKISRVKRAVESLDIKLDRQQWFEILEASNGRRVP; via the coding sequence GTGGAAAAAATAAGATTAAGCGATACATTAAAACTTTCAAGAATTGTACAGGGATTTATGAGATTATCAGATTGGAATATGTCAAAGGAAGAAAGATTAAACTTTATTGAGCAATGTATAGATATGGGTATAACATCCTTTGACCACGCTGATATATATGGAGGCTATATATGTGAAGAGCTTTTCGGAGAAGCTTTAGAATTGAAACCACAGCTTAGAGATAAAATGGAGATTATTACTAAGTGCGGTATTAAAATAATTTCACCTAATAGACCAGAACATAGGGTAAAACATTATGATACAAGTAAAGAGCATATAATAAATTCTGTAAATAATTCATTGAAAAACTTAAGAACTGATTACATAGATTTATTGTTGATTCATAGACCAGACCCATTTATGAATCCTGAGGAAGTTGCAGAAGCATTTAACACATTATATAGGGATGGAAAAGTAAGAAATTTTGGTGTTTCAAATTTTACTCCTTCACAATTTAATATGTTGAGTTCATATTTAGATATGCCACTTGTAACTAATCAGATAGAAATATCTGTTATGCAATATGAAAACTTTAGAAACGGGACAATAGATTTATGCTTAGAAAAGAGAATACCGCCTTTAGCATGGTCGCCTTTAGCTGGAGGAAAAGTTTTTACTTCAGAGGATGAGAAATCAGTTAGGCTTAGAAATGTATTAGAAAAAATTGCAGATGAGTTAAATGTAGATGGTATTGATAAGATTATGTATGCTTGGCTGTTAAACCATCCAGCTAAAATAATACCTATTGTAGGTTCTGGAAAGATAAGTAGGGTAAAAAGAGCTGTTGAGTCATTGGATATTAAATTAGATAGACAACAATGGTTTGAAATATTAGAAGCGTCAAATGGTAGAAGAGTTCCATAA